In the genome of Actinomadura graeca, one region contains:
- a CDS encoding SecDF P1 head subdomain-containing protein, whose product MAQPPGTPYGPRPPGAFPPPPPPPAPRGPGRLLVVLSTVAAVVLLLIASVAGYLLLRDGDADAEISGPADLRQPLVFQQVEAVTRPPCAAGTLPDTKGTSCYRAASGGMSVTHVKDIRVAAPDAATGQTQWGVLLKLDTADAAGFARLSGQAAQNPQGSPSRQIAMVTGGTVLAAPEIAGGPITGGALTISGRFTQAEVRDLIRRMTGRETS is encoded by the coding sequence ATGGCCCAGCCCCCCGGAACGCCGTACGGGCCTCGACCGCCCGGCGCCTTCCCGCCGCCACCGCCCCCGCCCGCACCGCGCGGCCCGGGGCGTCTCCTCGTCGTCCTGTCCACCGTGGCCGCCGTGGTGCTCCTGCTGATCGCGAGCGTCGCCGGCTACCTGCTCCTGCGGGACGGGGACGCCGACGCCGAGATCTCCGGTCCCGCCGACCTGCGCCAGCCGCTGGTGTTCCAGCAGGTCGAGGCGGTCACCCGCCCGCCCTGCGCCGCCGGGACGCTCCCCGACACCAAGGGCACCTCCTGCTACCGGGCGGCCTCCGGCGGCATGTCCGTGACGCACGTCAAGGACATTAGGGTGGCCGCGCCCGACGCCGCGACCGGCCAGACGCAGTGGGGCGTCCTGCTGAAATTGGACACCGCCGACGCGGCCGGGTTCGCGCGGCTCAGCGGGCAGGCCGCGCAGAACCCGCAGGGTTCCCCGTCCCGGCAGATCGCCATGGTCACCGGCGGGACGGTCCTGGCCGCGCCGGAGATCGCCGGCGGCCCGATCACCGGCGGCGCCCTGACGATCAGCGGCCGGTTCACCCAGGCCGAGGTGCGGGACCTGATCCGCCGGATGACCGGGCGCGAGACCTCCTGA
- a CDS encoding segregation and condensation protein A codes for MDETPPNPGEGEDEHGFRVHLDNFEGPFDLLLGLISKHKLDITEVSLHKVTDDFIAHIRSFGKEWDLDQASHFLLVAATLLDLKAARLLPSGEVDDEEDLALLEARDLLFARLLQYRAYKEVAKVIAGRIADQNRRFPRLVPMEPKFANLLPEVLLGLGPEEFARLAAKALAPKAPPSVSVEHMYQPRASVKEQAAIVVERLRRLRTTTFRVLAADAEGTYEVVARFLALLELYRERAVTFEQLEPLGELHVTWTGADDGDVEVGDDYEGSREPDKDGAPDGRGEDGVDDD; via the coding sequence GTGGACGAGACGCCGCCGAACCCCGGCGAGGGCGAGGACGAGCACGGGTTCCGCGTCCACCTGGACAACTTCGAGGGCCCCTTCGACCTGCTGCTGGGGCTGATCTCCAAGCACAAGCTCGACATCACCGAGGTGTCGCTGCACAAGGTCACCGACGACTTCATCGCCCACATCCGCTCCTTCGGCAAGGAGTGGGACCTCGACCAGGCCAGCCACTTCCTGCTGGTCGCCGCGACCCTCCTGGACCTCAAGGCGGCGCGGCTCCTGCCGTCGGGGGAGGTCGACGACGAGGAGGACCTGGCGCTGCTGGAGGCCCGCGACCTGCTGTTCGCGCGGCTCCTGCAGTACCGCGCGTACAAGGAGGTCGCGAAGGTCATCGCCGGGCGCATCGCCGACCAGAACCGGCGGTTCCCGCGGCTGGTGCCGATGGAGCCGAAGTTCGCCAACCTGCTGCCGGAGGTGCTGCTCGGCCTCGGCCCGGAGGAGTTCGCGCGCCTGGCCGCCAAGGCCCTCGCACCCAAGGCGCCGCCGTCGGTGTCGGTCGAGCACATGTACCAGCCGAGGGCCAGCGTCAAGGAGCAGGCCGCGATCGTCGTGGAGCGGCTGCGGCGGCTCCGCACGACGACGTTCCGGGTCCTCGCCGCCGACGCCGAGGGCACCTACGAGGTCGTCGCCCGGTTCCTGGCTCTGCTGGAGCTGTACCGCGAGCGGGCGGTCACCTTCGAGCAGCTGGAGCCGCTCGGCGAGCTGCACGTCACCTGGACCGGCGCCGACGACGGCGACGTCGAGGTCGGCGACGACTACGAGGGCTCCCGCGAGCCGGACAAGGACGGCGCGCCCGACGGGCGCGGCGAGGACGGGGTGGACGATGACTGA